From the genome of Bacteroidota bacterium:
CGTCGGTCTTGTAGACGTAGGCGAGGCGCTGCCGGCCCGAGTCGGTGGCGAGGACGCCCGCATAGCCGTCGCCGAGCGTGGCGAGCAGGTTCGCGAAGGCCGTCGTGCTGGCGATTTCCTGGAGGCACCACAGGTCGACCTCGCTCTGCCCGATCACGGCCGCGGCGCGGTCCTGTTGCAGCTGTTCGTTGGTCGGCCCGTCGTCGCTGTCTCCGAACCACTCGATGTTCCAGGTGCCCACGTCGAAGGTGGCGTCGGTGCCCTGCGCGGGGAGGTCCTGCGCAGCGAGAGGCGAAAGTGCCGTGCCGAGCAGCAGGACGAGAAGGGAGGCAGATCGCATGAGCGAAGCAAGTCGCATGAGCTAAGGACGGGTCGAGGGGAGACGAAAAGACGCACCAAACAACGACAACCCGTGTAGGTCAGTCTCGCGTAGGGTGCCGATCCTCCCGATCTTCCCATTCTTCTACACCCACACCCTCCTACCCACACACTCGATCTGTGCTCACGCTCGTCCCCACGCCCATCGGGCACCTCGAAGACCTGACGTTCCGAGCGCTGCGGACGCTCAGGGAGGCCGACCTCATTGCTTGCGAGGACACGCGCACGTCGGGCGTCCTGCTGGCGCACTACGGCGTCGAGACGCCCACGACGAGCTTCCACGCGCACAACGAGCACCAGAAGACGCCGCGCCTCGTCGCTCAGATGGAGGCGGGCACGCACGTCGCGCTCATCTCGGACGCGGGCACGCCGGGCATCTCCGACCCCGGCTTCCTGCTCGTCCGCGCCTGCCACGACGCGGGCATCCCCGTCGTTGCGCTGCCCGGAGCGACGGCGTTCGTCCCTGCGCTCGTGGCGAGCGGGCTACCGTCCGATCGGTTCGTGTTCGAGGGCTTCCTCCCGCAGAAGAAGGGTCGCCAGACGCGCATCAAGGCGCTTGCCGACGAGCCGCGCACCATCGTGCTCTACGAGAGCCCGCACCGCCTCGTGAAAGCGCTCGGCCAACTCGCCGACGTGCTCGGCGCAGACCGCCCCGCTGCCGTCGCGCGCGAACTCACGAAGACGTTTGAGGAGGTCCGGCGTGGCACGCTCGCGGAGCTAGCCGAGCACTACGGTAGCCAGCCGAAGGTGCGCGGCGAGATCGTGCTCGTGGTTGGCGGGGCGGCGTAGGCGTGGCTGTCTCCCCCCGTTCTGCGTCGTCTCCGCGCTGCGCGCTCTGCTCCTCAACCGAAGGTTCACGCCAGTAAACTGTCCCCCTCAACAATGAGGGGGACAGCTTGTATGCCGTTTCAGGCATACAAGCGGGGGGAGTCGAATCAGCACAGAGGGCGCTCCACGGCAGCATCCGCACGTTCACGCCCGTAGCTTCCCCGCCTCTCGGCCCCCACGTCGCTTCCCACCGCCATGCCCATCCGCTTTGCCCTCGCACTCGTCGCGCTGCTCGTCGCCACGCCTGCGCTCGCCCAACTCGACGAGACGAACGGGGCCATGTTCGCGCCGCTCGACCTCCCCGACCCGAACGGCGTCCGCGCGGCCAACGGCGCGCCCGGCCCCGACTACTGGCAGCAGCGCGCCGACTACCGCATCGCCGTCGCGCTCGACACGACCACACACCGCGTCTCTGGGACCGTCGCGATCACCTACACCAACAACAGCCCGCACGACCTCGACGTGCTTTGGCTGCACCTGGAGCAGAACCTCTTCGCCGACGACAGCCGCGGGGCTGCGACGACGCCCGCCGGCTCGCGCTGGCGCGGGGCGTTCAACGAGGGCGGCTTCAAGCTCGCCGACGTCCAAGTCTCGCACGGCGGCACGACCGCCGCGGTGGACTACGTCGTGACCGACACGCGCATGCGGATCCTGCTCGACGAGCCGCTGCTGGCTGAGGGCGGGCAACTCACCATCTCAATGGGCTTCGGCTTCGCCGTCCCGCCCTACGGGGCCGACCGCATGGGCATCTTCGAGGCCGAGCGTGGCACCGTCTACGAGTTCGCGCAGTGGTATCCGAAGGTCGCCGTCTTCGACGATGTCGCTGGCTGGAACCACCAGCCCTATCTCGGGCAGGGCGAGTTCTACCTCGGCTACGGCGACTTCGACCTCGAACTGACGGTCCCGTCGAACATGCTCGTCGTGGCGACGGGCGCGCTCACGAACGAGGGCGAGGTCTACACACCCGAGCAGCAGGCCCGCGTCGCCGAGGCGCGGACGAGCGAAGAGCGCGTCTACATCGTTGCCCCCGACGAGGTCGGCACGCCCGCCGCGCGCCCGATGAAGTCCCAGACGCTCACGTGGCGCTTCGACGCCGACAACGTCCGCGATGTCGCGTGGGCCGCCTCCGCCGCGTTCATCCTCGACGGCGCGGGCTACACGACGCCGCCCACGCACGAGACGGGCGCGCCCAACGACGTGCTCGTGCTGTCGGCCTACCCGCACGAGGGCATCGGCACGGAGACGAATCCGGGCTGGGAGGAAGCCACCGAGTACGGCCGCTTCTCCATCGTCACGCACTCCGAGATGTGGTACCCCTACCCGTACCCGGTCGCGATCAACGTGGCGGGCATCGTCGGCGGGATGGAGTATCCGATGCTCCACTTCTCCAGCGTCAACGCGCGCGACAAGAGCCTCTTCGGCGTCGTCGACCATGAACTGGGGCACAACTGGTTCCCGATGATCGTCGGCTCCGACGAGCGGCGGCACGCCTGGATGGACGAGGGCTTCAACAGCTTCCTCGGCGTGCAGGCCAACGAGCGCTACTACGACGACAGCGAGAACGCGCGCGTCGTCCGTCTCACGCGCTCGAACGCGGCGGCGAGCTTCATGCAGCAGCCGTGGGCCCAGGACCAGGCGATGGCGACGTACCCCGACCAGATCCGCCGCGACGCGCTCGGCTTCCTCGCCTACCGCAAGCCGGCCAAGGGCCTGCTCATCCTCCGCGACCACGTCCTCGGTCCTGATCGCTTCGACCCCGCGTTCAAGGCCTACATCCAGCGCTGGGCCTACAAACACCCGCAGCCCGCCGACTTCTTCCGCACCATCGAAGACGTGGCGGGCGAGGACCTCGACTGGTTCTGGCGCGGCTGGGTCTACTCCACCGAGACGTTCGACGCCGCCATCACGGGCGTCGCAGCGATGCCAGCCGGCGGTACGGGCGCGCGCGTCGAGAACCGCGGCGGCCTCGTCTTTCCCATCGACGTGCAGTTCACCTTTGCCGACGGGAGCACCGACATACAGCGCATCCCCGTCGAGGCGTTCTACACGACCGACACCGTGATCGCCGTCACGCCGAAGGAGGGCGCCGTCACACGCGCCGAACTCGACCCCGGCGACCACCTCCCGGATACCACCCCGCGTGGCAACGTGTGGACGGCGGAAGACGCGGCGACGAAGGCGTCGGATACGGAGACGTCGGATACGGAGACGTCGGATACGGAGGAGTGAGCGCACGTCTGCTAGGCGTGGGAAAAACATAAAAGTGCGAGGCCGTCCGGGCACGACCGGGGCGGCCTCGCCTACTTTCCGGGGTTCCCACCCGCCTACCCCCTGCCCATGTCTGTCCCCGACCTCCTGCGTGGCCTGCTCGGCCTCGTCGGTATCCTCGCCATCGCGTTCGCCTTCTCCAGCCACCGCACGCGCATCAACTGGCGGACCGTCGGCTTCGGGCTGCTGCTCCAACTCGTCTTCGCTGTGTTCATCCTCAAGGGCGAGGACATGGCGACGCTGTTCGCGCCGCTGGGCTGGCCGAAGGCGGCGTTCGCGTTCGTGGCGGGGCTGTTCGTCGACTTCCTCGCGGCGGTGGAGGTCGGCTCCGCGTTCATCTTCGGCAACCTCGGCCTCGGCCCCGCGAGCGAGGGGTCGCTGGGCTTCTTCTTCTTCTCGCAGGTGCTGCCGACGGTGGTCGTGTTCGCCGCGCTGATGTCGATCCTCTACTACCTCGGCGTGATGCAGGTGGTCGTGCGCGGCATGGCGTGGGTGGTGCGCCGCGCGCTGGGCACGAGCGGGCCGGAGAGCCTGAGCGTGAGCGCCAACATCTTCGTCGGGCAGACCGAGGCCCCGCTCGTGATCAAGCCCTACGTGGAGAAGCTGACGCGCAGCGAACTCATGGCCGTGATGACGGGCGGCATGGCGACGATCGCGGGCGGCGTGCTGGCGAGCTACGTCGCGTTCCTCGGCGAGCGCTACGCGCAGGCGACGGGCGTGGCCGTGGAGGTCGGGCAGCAGCTCTTCGCCGAGCAGCTCCTCGGCGCGAGCGTGATGGCCGCTCCGGCGGCGCTCATCCTCGCCAAGATCCTCATCCCCGAGACGGAGGAGGTGCCCGACGTGGACGCGCGCTTCACCACCGACGCCAACGAGGCGACGCTGCCCTCCACCGCCTCCGACGAAGCCACCGCCGGGGTGAACGCCGCCGTGATCGACGAGGGGCCGAAGAATGTGATCGACGCGGCGGCGTCGGGGGCGGCCGACGGCATGAAGCTCGCGCTCAACATCGGCGCGATGCTGATCGCCTTCCTCGCGCTCATCGCCATCATCAACGGTAGCCTCGGCTGGGCGGTGGAACTCTTCGGTGTCACGCTGCCGGAGGGCAAGGGCGCGCTCGACCTCGCACTCGGCTTTGTCCTGGCGCCCGTCGCCTGGCTCGTGGGCGTCCCGATGGCGGACATCACCACGTTCGGCGGCTTCCTCGGCACGAAGGTCATCGCCAACGAGTTCGTCGCCTACACCCTGCTCGCCGACGCCATCGCTGCCGAGAGCATCCAGCCCAAGACCATCACCATCGCGACGTTCGCGCTGTGCGGGTTCGCCAACCTGTCGTCGATCGGCATCCAGATTGGCGGCATCGGCCCACTGGCGCCGAGTCGCACGGGTGAGATCGCTGCGCTCGGCGTCCGCGCCGTCCTCGCGGGCACCCTCGCTAACCTGATGACGGCGACGATTGCGGGGGTTTTGCTCGGGTGAGCGTCGTCATTCGCGCAGGGTTTCGAGCAGGCTGTCGGCTTCGGAGACCTGCGCCTGCATGCGCGCGGTGCGTTCCTTGGCCGACGCCTCGTAGGTGTCGGCGTAGGCCTCCATCCCAGCCACGACCTGCACGATCACGAGGTCGAGCGCCAGCCGCTGCCGGTCGTCGAGCGCGGCGAGGGCGTCTCCCGCGTTCTCCAAGGCCGCATCGAGGCGAGGCGAGTGGGAGGCATAGGTCGCCTCGACGTCCTTCCGAAGCGTGGCCGATTGCTCACGCAGCGCTGAGTCGGCGTACTGCTCCAGGCGGGCGTCCCAGCTCGCGAGCAGATCGGTCACGTGCTGGTCGAGTCTGCGGCGGTGTTCGCGGAGCTGGGCGAGGTTGCGCTGCCCGTTGTTTCGGAGCAGGCGGATCTCCCGGAGGGCTTCGGCCTCCACCTCCACGTTGAGAAGAGTAGCGAGTTGCTCCCATCGTTCTTGGCTGCGCCCCGAGTACCCATAGTCCGATTCGGCAATCTCGATGCGCTCCAGCGCGGAGGTCTCGATGGGCGCTTCCAGATCGTCGGCGGCGGGCTGGTTGCCCCAGCACCCGGTAGCGGTGACGAGCGCAACGGCGAAAAGGGCAACACGAAAGAGCATGGCAGGCACGGTGAGACGACGTGGGCGCGAGGCGCCAAGCTACCTCCCGCCACGGACCACAGCGAGCGTCCCACGAGGGAGCGCAGCGACCGCACCAGAGACTGATCCTTAGCTCGACCGATTGCCGCGGCGCCACATCAGCACGGCGAGCCACAGCAGGAAAACCTGCACGCCGAGCGGGAACGTGTCGGGGAGGTCCACGCTCGCGCGGCGGGTGAGCATGTTGCGCTTGCGGACGACGCCGAGGCGTACGCCTGGGTCGTCGGGCACATCGCCCTGGGCGAACACCTCGAAGCGGTCGCTGACGAGGCTCTTGCGCTTGACAAGGAGGCGCGTCGTGTCCGTGTCGGCCAGGGGCGCGTCGAGGACCACGTCGAAGGTGCCGGTGAAGATGCTGCGTTTGGTGGCGCGCGCGATCACGATGCCCTCGAAGGCGAGCGTATAGTCGCCTGCGACGCCCTCCCGGCTGAGGCGGAACGGAATGCCGCCGATGTCCAAGTCGGCCCCTTCGAGGAGCAGGCCTACGTCCAGGAACGCGACTTCGCGCTCGCCCTCGTAGACGTGATAATCCCAGGAGAGGAACCCGGTCGGCTTGGCGTCGAGCATGAGGGTGCGGGCCAAAAAACCCGCTTAGAGTGAAGTAGAAGTCGGAAAGTTCCTGTGTTTCAGAACACCCGCCGCGCTTTTTGCATAGGAGAAGCGTGTCCAGTCTCCTTGTCACCGCTAAAACATTGAGGCTGTGGACGTGGAGTACGCAACAGGTTTCACCAACACCGAGGTCAGTTTTGGCTTTCTATCAGCTTCAGGATGCTACGCTCAACGGAGTCGAAGGACGCGGGTACGCCTACCCGATCAAAACCTTCAAAGGGAAGGAATATCGCGGCGTGTTCTTCGCCGAGGACGAAGACGCGCAAGCGGCCGTCGTGGAGGCCATCGAGGCCGAGACGGCCGAGTTCACCGGCACCGTCTACGAACGCACCAAGTCGCCCGTGAGGACGTTCGACGTCAATGTCACGGAGACCGTCTCGTCGGGCCTCGGCGAGCGCGCCGACTTCGAGGCGCTGGAGAAGCCGTAGCGTGGCGCCTCCTGCTGAATACGGCGCGGGCGCAGCACGAGGCTGCGCCCGCGCTTTTTTCGGCGCTATCCGCCTGCGGTCAGCACGAGGCCGTCGTAGCCGAGGCGCACGCCGTCGGGCAGGGCGGCATCGTCTTCGGCGTGGAGGATGCTGTGCGTCATGTGCACGAAGACCGTGTCCTTCGCCCCGATGCGCGCGGCGACCTCCAGCGCCTCCGAGAACGAGAAGTGCGTCGGGTGCGGCTCGTGGCGCAGCGCGTCGAGGACGAGCACGTCGAGGTCGTCCAGGAGCGGGTAGCTCGTGTCGGGGAGCGCGCTCACGTCGGTGAGGTAGGCGAGGCCGCCGACGCGGTAGCCGTAGAGGGGCAGCGTGCCGTGGAACGCCGGGATCGGCGTGACGGTGACGCGCCGTTCGGGATGCGTCCGGCTCTCGACGGTGAACGGCCCTATCTCGGCACGGAGGTCGAGCTTCGAGATGCCCGGGTAGCTGCCGTCCTCGAAGATGTAGCCGAACATCCTGCGCAGCGCAGCCTCGGTGTTGGGCGGCGCGGCGACTGGAATCGGCGCGGAGACCCGGAAGAAGTAGGGCCGCAGGTCGTCCATCCCGACAACGTGGTCGAAGTGGTGGTGCGTCACGAGGAGCGCGTCCACGGCCTCCACGCCGAAGCGGAGGGCCTGCGTACGGAAGTCCGGCCCCGTGTCGATCTGGAGGTGCACCGGTCCCGCCTCCGTCTCCGCGACGATGTGCGCCGAGCAGCGCAGCCGCTGATCGCGGGGGTCGCTCGATGTGCACACGCGGCAGTTGCAGCCGATCACCGGGATGCCCGTCGAGGTGCCGGTCCCGAGCAGCGTCGCGGTCACGCGCTGGGGCGTCGGGGCAGCTTCGGGCATCGGGAGCGGAGCAGATGTGGCGTGGAGGGGGGCAGGCACGAGGCTCGCAGGGACAAAAGGCGTGCTCAGCCTTGGAGACTGCTCACGAGGTCGACGTAGTCCTGCTTAGCGTCGGTGGCGTCGGTGCCTTCGAGGGCAGCCCAGGCGTCATACTTCGCGCGGCCGACGGGGTTGGTGAAGCCAGGCCGCTTGCCAGACACATCGCCGGAGGTCGCCTGCTTGTAGAGCGCGTAAAGACGCAGCAGCGTGTCGTTGTCGGGGCGGCTCGGGAGGTCCTGCGCTGCGGCAGCGGCTTCCTGGAAGCGGGCGTCGAGGTCGTCGGACATGGGGGGAGGAATGGGAGAGGCGAGGAGACGGAGAAACGGCGATGCAAAACGACGGCAGCACCAGCGCACGGAACCACCGCAACACCGCTTCACCGCGACACCGCTGCACTCCCGCGCCCTTTCAACTTACGCCCGCGCGTGCCGATCTTCCCGGCCTCACTCCGACTCCCGCCTCGTCATGCGTGTTCTCCTCGTCGCCCTCGTCCTGCTCCTCGCGCTGCCGCAGTTCGGCTGCCAGACGGCCGCGCGCGAACTCTACTACGACTCGCTCGAACGCCTCGGCACGCCGCGTCGCGAACTGCTCTCCGACCGCGTCGAAAAGGCCCGCGAGAGCCAGGAGGACGCCAAGGAGCAGTTCGCCTCGGCGCTGGACGAGTTCCAGGCGCTCACGGGCTTCGACGGCGGCGACCTCGAACGGATGTACCGCAAGCTCGACAAGGAGTACGAGCGCGCCAACGACGACGCCGAGGAGGCCCGCGACCGCATCGAGGCGGTGGAGAACGCGGCGGCCTCGCTCTTCAACGAGTGGGAGGAAGAACTCGACGAGTACAGTGACCCCGACTTCCGCCGCCGCAGCGAGGACCAGATGGACGATGCGCGTGACCGCTACGACGGCCTCATCGCCGCCATGCGCCGCGTCGAGCGCACGATGGACCCCGTGCTCGCCACCTTCCGCGACCACGTGCTCTTCCTCAAGCACAACCTCAACGCGCAGGCCATCGCGTCACTCGAAGGCGAGGTCGCCTCGCTCCAGACCGACGTGGACCGCCTCATCGCCGACATGGAGGCCGCCATCGCCGAGGCCGATGCCTTCATCGAAGTGATGGGGTAGACGGTCGTGGTCGACCAGCTTTGGGAAACGCGCTAGCGTGAGTGGGGGAGGAGAAGTCAGACCAGAGAACGTCGTGCCACGAGGCCGAGGTGGCGTGCCTGGCGACTGGATCCCGGCTCGGCACACGGCCCAGCGCAACGGCCGTCAGTGTATAGCGGGCTGGCACAGCCTTGCGCCCGATAGCTCGGGTGATGCTGGGAATCAGGGGGCGTTATGTTCGCCGCGGTTTATCCTCACCCTCTCCGCTGTTACCTCGGTTTATGCTTCGCGTTCGGTCTCTCCTCCTCGCCGCCCTCATCTCTGCCATCGCCAGCGCGCCCGCCTCGGCTCAGGCGCCCGTCGATCTGCCCCGCATCGGCACGTC
Proteins encoded in this window:
- the rsmI gene encoding 16S rRNA (cytidine(1402)-2'-O)-methyltransferase gives rise to the protein MLTLVPTPIGHLEDLTFRALRTLREADLIACEDTRTSGVLLAHYGVETPTTSFHAHNEHQKTPRLVAQMEAGTHVALISDAGTPGISDPGFLLVRACHDAGIPVVALPGATAFVPALVASGLPSDRFVFEGFLPQKKGRQTRIKALADEPRTIVLYESPHRLVKALGQLADVLGADRPAAVARELTKTFEEVRRGTLAELAEHYGSQPKVRGEIVLVVGGAA
- a CDS encoding M1 family metallopeptidase, which translates into the protein MPIRFALALVALLVATPALAQLDETNGAMFAPLDLPDPNGVRAANGAPGPDYWQQRADYRIAVALDTTTHRVSGTVAITYTNNSPHDLDVLWLHLEQNLFADDSRGAATTPAGSRWRGAFNEGGFKLADVQVSHGGTTAAVDYVVTDTRMRILLDEPLLAEGGQLTISMGFGFAVPPYGADRMGIFEAERGTVYEFAQWYPKVAVFDDVAGWNHQPYLGQGEFYLGYGDFDLELTVPSNMLVVATGALTNEGEVYTPEQQARVAEARTSEERVYIVAPDEVGTPAARPMKSQTLTWRFDADNVRDVAWAASAAFILDGAGYTTPPTHETGAPNDVLVLSAYPHEGIGTETNPGWEEATEYGRFSIVTHSEMWYPYPYPVAINVAGIVGGMEYPMLHFSSVNARDKSLFGVVDHELGHNWFPMIVGSDERRHAWMDEGFNSFLGVQANERYYDDSENARVVRLTRSNAAASFMQQPWAQDQAMATYPDQIRRDALGFLAYRKPAKGLLILRDHVLGPDRFDPAFKAYIQRWAYKHPQPADFFRTIEDVAGEDLDWFWRGWVYSTETFDAAITGVAAMPAGGTGARVENRGGLVFPIDVQFTFADGSTDIQRIPVEAFYTTDTVIAVTPKEGAVTRAELDPGDHLPDTTPRGNVWTAEDAATKASDTETSDTETSDTEE
- a CDS encoding nucleoside transporter C-terminal domain-containing protein, with translation MSVPDLLRGLLGLVGILAIAFAFSSHRTRINWRTVGFGLLLQLVFAVFILKGEDMATLFAPLGWPKAAFAFVAGLFVDFLAAVEVGSAFIFGNLGLGPASEGSLGFFFFSQVLPTVVVFAALMSILYYLGVMQVVVRGMAWVVRRALGTSGPESLSVSANIFVGQTEAPLVIKPYVEKLTRSELMAVMTGGMATIAGGVLASYVAFLGERYAQATGVAVEVGQQLFAEQLLGASVMAAPAALILAKILIPETEEVPDVDARFTTDANEATLPSTASDEATAGVNAAVIDEGPKNVIDAAASGAADGMKLALNIGAMLIAFLALIAIINGSLGWAVELFGVTLPEGKGALDLALGFVLAPVAWLVGVPMADITTFGGFLGTKVIANEFVAYTLLADAIAAESIQPKTITIATFALCGFANLSSIGIQIGGIGPLAPSRTGEIAALGVRAVLAGTLANLMTATIAGVLLG
- a CDS encoding MBL fold metallo-hydrolase, with product MPAPLHATSAPLPMPEAAPTPQRVTATLLGTGTSTGIPVIGCNCRVCTSSDPRDQRLRCSAHIVAETEAGPVHLQIDTGPDFRTQALRFGVEAVDALLVTHHHFDHVVGMDDLRPYFFRVSAPIPVAAPPNTEAALRRMFGYIFEDGSYPGISKLDLRAEIGPFTVESRTHPERRVTVTPIPAFHGTLPLYGYRVGGLAYLTDVSALPDTSYPLLDDLDVLVLDALRHEPHPTHFSFSEALEVAARIGAKDTVFVHMTHSILHAEDDAALPDGVRLGYDGLVLTAGG
- a CDS encoding acyl-CoA-binding protein: MSDDLDARFQEAAAAAQDLPSRPDNDTLLRLYALYKQATSGDVSGKRPGFTNPVGRAKYDAWAALEGTDATDAKQDYVDLVSSLQG
- a CDS encoding DUF2959 domain-containing protein, whose protein sequence is MRVLLVALVLLLALPQFGCQTAARELYYDSLERLGTPRRELLSDRVEKARESQEDAKEQFASALDEFQALTGFDGGDLERMYRKLDKEYERANDDAEEARDRIEAVENAAASLFNEWEEELDEYSDPDFRRRSEDQMDDARDRYDGLIAAMRRVERTMDPVLATFRDHVLFLKHNLNAQAIASLEGEVASLQTDVDRLIADMEAAIAEADAFIEVMG